The Thioclava sp. GXIMD2076 region TTTTGCCTTCGGGCGTGGTAGAGCCAAGCAGCCCTTCACAGCTGGCAAAGGCGTAGAAGGCGCCTTCGGGTTTGCGGCAGTAAAGCCCCTCGATCGCATTGATCGCATCAACCACCAGATCGCGGCGGGCGCGGAAGCTTGCGCAGCGTTCGGCTAAAAGGTCTTGCGGGCCGGTCAGTGCCTCGAGCGCCGCCGCCTGTGCGATAGAGCATGGGTTCGAGGTAGACTGGCTCTGCACCACGGTCATTGCACGGATCAGCGCCTCGGGGCCTGCGCCATAGCCCAACCGCCAGCCGGTCATCGCATAAGCTTTGGACACGCCATTCACGATCAGCGTGCGCGCCTTGATCGCGGGTGACAGGGCGGCGGGGCTGACAAAGGCGAAATCATCATAGACAATATGCTCGTAGATCTCGTCCGAGAGCAGCCAGACATGCGGATGACGTTCGAGCACTTCCAAGAGCTTCAGCGTCTCGTCCACGCTATAGGCGGCGCCTGTCGGATTGGAGGGCGAGTTCAGCATCAGCCAGCGGGTTTTGGGCGTGATTGCCGCCTCCAGCTGTTCGGGCGTCAGCTTGAAGCCAGTCTCGCCCGAGCATTGCACCGTCACCGGCACGCCGCCGCAGATATCGACCATCGCGGAATAGGTGGTCCAATAGGGCGTGGGGATCACCACCTCGTCGCCCGCATCGAGGGTTGCCATGAAGGCGTTGAAGATTACCTGCTTGGCGCCTGCGGTGGCGATCACCTCGGCGGGGCTGTAATCGAGCCCGTTCTCGCGTTTGAACTTTTGCGCGATGGCTGCACGCAGGGCGGGGGTGCCGGCAAGGGGGGTGTAGACCGTCTGGCCGGCAAGGGCCGCGCGATGGGCGGCCTCAATGACGTTGTCGGGCGTGGCGAAATCGGGCTCGCCCGCGCCCAGCACGATGACCGGATGGCCTTGGGCCTTCAGCTCGGTAGCCCTTGCGCCGATCTGAAGAATTTCCGAGACTTTCTGCGCGGCCAGCCGTTTGGCGGGGCGGAAGGTGGGTTCTGTATCAAGCATCGAGCAATCCTCAGACGATCTGGTTGACCAGGTCGCTGCGACCATCCCAGAGCCGTTCAAGGTTCTGTTCAAGAAGCGACAGCACATTCAGCTCGTAGCGGCGGGTTTCGCCTGCGGTATGCGGCGTGACCACAACGTTTTCCATCTTCCAGAGCGCGCTCTCGGCGGCCAGCGGCTCTGCGGCAAAAACATCCAGCCCCGCCCCAGCGATCTTGCCCTCGGCAAGTGCTTTGGTCAGCGCCGCCTCATCGACACAGCCGCCCCGTGCCACATTGATCAGAAGCGCCGTGGATTTCAGAAGCGCTAGCGCCTCGGCATCAATGATATTGGCGGTCTCTTCGGTCAGCGGACAGCTGAGCACCAGCACATCCGCCTGTGGCAAAACACTCTTCAGGTCGGTGAAAGCATGGACCTCATCGGCATGGCCACGGCCCTTGGCCGGATCACGACGAACGCCGATGACCTTCATATCGAAAGCTTTTGCGATCTTGGCAATCCGGTCACCGATGCCGCCGGTGCCGACGATCACCATGGTTTTTCCCGGAAGCTCGTCCTCCCGCAGCATCGGGTCGCGTTGCTCGGGGCGCCAGAAAGCCTTGTGCTGGTTGTCGCGCGCTGTGGCCAGGCGGCGGGTCAAAGACAGCATCAAGCCAATGGCATGTTCGGAGACTGCATTCATATTCACGCCCTGCCCCGAGGCCAGACGAATGCCCTGCGCGGCAAAACCCGCCTTGTCATACTGATTGGTGCCCGAGCTGACAGACTGCAGATATTTCAATCGTTTGGCATGGGGAAGCATGTCGTTTTTCCACATCATCGAGGTCACCAGAACATCGACGTCGGGGATCACTTTCAGCAGGTCGTCATAGGTGCTGACCTGAACGGTCTCGATCCCCGGCGCCTGACGGGCAAAGATCGGTTTCATGTCATAGGCGCCATGGGCAAAACAGATTTTGATCTGGTCCATCGGCGGGATGAGAGCGGTGATGGGGCTATGGTCCGTCATTGCAGAACTCCATTCAGAAAGGTGCGAGAGATCGGGCCACGACGCGCGTAGCCTGTTGGGAGGTTTGTTTTTGGTTTGGGTATTAGCCGAAGCGGCTGATGGAATAGGGAGCGGCGTCTATTTCGGGCCGCTTGTTTTCAAGGAGATCGCCCAGCAATCGGGCCGTCGCTGGTGCGGTATTCAACCCGACATGGCCATGACCGAAGGCATGAAAAAGCCCTGAACAGCGTCGCGAGGGACCGATCACCGGCAGACCGTCGGGCGTCGACGGGCGGTTGCCCTGCCAGCGCCTCAATGCGCCTTCCGTCACCTTGAGGTCGGGATAG contains the following coding sequences:
- a CDS encoding pyridoxal phosphate-dependent aminotransferase, coding for MLDTEPTFRPAKRLAAQKVSEILQIGARATELKAQGHPVIVLGAGEPDFATPDNVIEAAHRAALAGQTVYTPLAGTPALRAAIAQKFKRENGLDYSPAEVIATAGAKQVIFNAFMATLDAGDEVVIPTPYWTTYSAMVDICGGVPVTVQCSGETGFKLTPEQLEAAITPKTRWLMLNSPSNPTGAAYSVDETLKLLEVLERHPHVWLLSDEIYEHIVYDDFAFVSPAALSPAIKARTLIVNGVSKAYAMTGWRLGYGAGPEALIRAMTVVQSQSTSNPCSIAQAAALEALTGPQDLLAERCASFRARRDLVVDAINAIEGLYCRKPEGAFYAFASCEGLLGSTTPEGKTLESDRDFCAWLLEAAHVAMVPGAAFGLSPYFRISYATSEAELTEAMARITKACAGLVRP
- a CDS encoding D-2-hydroxyacid dehydrogenase, giving the protein MTDHSPITALIPPMDQIKICFAHGAYDMKPIFARQAPGIETVQVSTYDDLLKVIPDVDVLVTSMMWKNDMLPHAKRLKYLQSVSSGTNQYDKAGFAAQGIRLASGQGVNMNAVSEHAIGLMLSLTRRLATARDNQHKAFWRPEQRDPMLREDELPGKTMVIVGTGGIGDRIAKIAKAFDMKVIGVRRDPAKGRGHADEVHAFTDLKSVLPQADVLVLSCPLTEETANIIDAEALALLKSTALLINVARGGCVDEAALTKALAEGKIAGAGLDVFAAEPLAAESALWKMENVVVTPHTAGETRRYELNVLSLLEQNLERLWDGRSDLVNQIV